Proteins found in one Seonamhaeicola sp. S2-3 genomic segment:
- a CDS encoding AraC family transcriptional regulator has protein sequence MKASLIKITFDYANTFHCEYLELPYFNHPWHFHPEIELTLILEGNGTRYVGNNISRFTNGDLVLLGSGLPHLWESDRTDFKSNQKGAKAVVLQFSKDLTDTNFKNSAELHALSILLKKADRGLLFSKKFSAQVTPKLIEISKTSGLRKWTLVFELFCLLTETKDYIPLTNLHYEPNLKSRDSTVINNIFEYVRLNFKNKITLDDIAGIAHLSKPAFCRYFKKKTSKSFIDFLNAYRIGHAKNLLRDKPHMTIGNIAFESGFPSIQHFNSKFKKYENLTPKAYRKKWAQSS, from the coding sequence ATGAAAGCATCACTTATTAAGATAACATTTGATTATGCAAATACTTTTCATTGCGAATATTTAGAATTGCCATACTTTAACCACCCTTGGCATTTTCATCCAGAAATAGAGCTAACCTTAATACTAGAAGGTAACGGTACTAGATATGTAGGGAACAACATATCTAGATTTACTAATGGAGATTTGGTTTTATTAGGTTCTGGATTACCTCATTTATGGGAAAGTGATAGAACTGATTTTAAAAGTAATCAAAAAGGAGCTAAAGCTGTAGTACTTCAGTTTTCCAAGGATTTAACAGATACTAATTTTAAAAACTCAGCAGAATTACATGCGTTATCTATACTATTAAAAAAAGCAGATAGAGGACTTTTATTTTCAAAAAAATTCAGTGCCCAAGTTACGCCCAAACTTATTGAAATTAGTAAAACATCTGGGTTGAGAAAATGGACTCTTGTTTTTGAATTATTTTGTTTGCTTACGGAAACAAAAGATTACATTCCGCTTACAAATCTCCATTATGAGCCTAACTTAAAAAGTAGAGATAGCACAGTAATAAATAATATTTTTGAATATGTACGCCTGAACTTTAAAAACAAAATAACACTTGATGACATTGCAGGAATAGCTCACTTATCAAAACCCGCTTTTTGTAGATATTTCAAAAAGAAAACTTCAAAATCTTTTATTGACTTCCTTAATGCATACAGAATAGGACATGCAAAAAACCTACTAAGAGATAAACCTCATATGACTATAGGGAATATTGCTTTTGAATCGGGTTTTCCTAGTATTCAACATTTTAATTCTAAATTTAAAAAATATGAAAATTTAACTCCGAAGGCTTATAGAAAAAAGTGGGCACAAAGCAGTTAA
- a CDS encoding phytanoyl-CoA dioxygenase family protein, producing MGYLKSNDLSEYNSPLSNLFKQPETPEEWMQYALTEEQIAFYKKSGYLSGVKIMTEAQVDILNEELEKLQKVNEEQKKLFYHYKSNESEDPNKVLFHAIGGWRVMLGFHDLLWAPAFRMAAYQLMGNSYRLFHDQLFCKPAKHGGVVAWHQDFSYWTFTKPMNHLTCWMGLDDANTENGCLYYIPNSHNWGLLPITGLTGDMDAVKEVLNSEQLKDFNNKKANVLPKGYASFHHPLMMHGSYTNNSERSRRAVVVNVMDTNTKSNISSFERQEDLKDFPPMGVDGDILNDKCFPILFNPDIELGKLKKEILTVNNA from the coding sequence ATGGGATATTTAAAATCAAACGATTTATCAGAATATAATAGTCCTTTATCTAATCTATTCAAACAGCCAGAAACACCTGAAGAATGGATGCAATACGCATTAACCGAGGAGCAAATAGCATTTTATAAAAAGAGCGGATATCTATCTGGAGTTAAAATAATGACAGAAGCACAAGTAGATATTTTAAATGAAGAGCTGGAGAAATTACAGAAAGTGAATGAGGAACAAAAAAAGTTGTTTTATCATTATAAAAGTAATGAATCAGAAGACCCAAACAAAGTACTTTTTCATGCTATAGGCGGGTGGCGTGTTATGTTAGGTTTTCATGATTTATTATGGGCACCAGCTTTTAGAATGGCAGCTTATCAATTAATGGGAAATTCATATAGGTTATTTCATGACCAGCTATTTTGCAAGCCAGCTAAACACGGTGGTGTAGTGGCGTGGCATCAAGACTTTTCTTACTGGACATTTACCAAACCAATGAATCACTTAACATGTTGGATGGGACTTGATGATGCCAATACAGAAAATGGCTGCCTATACTATATACCAAACAGTCATAACTGGGGGTTGTTGCCAATTACAGGGCTTACTGGAGATATGGATGCTGTAAAAGAAGTGTTAAATTCAGAGCAATTAAAAGATTTTAACAATAAAAAAGCAAACGTGCTTCCTAAAGGATATGCCAGTTTTCATCATCCACTAATGATGCATGGGTCTTACACAAATAATTCGGAACGTTCTCGAAGAGCAGTTGTTGTTAATGTGATGGATACCAACACAAAATCTAATATATCCAGTTTCGAGAGACAAGAGGATTTAAAGGATTTTCCGCCTATGGGAGTAGACGGAGATATATTAAATGACAAATGTTTTCCTATTTTGTTTAATCCAGATATTGAGTTAGGAAAATTAAAAAAAGAAATTTTAACAGTAAATAATGCATAG
- a CDS encoding zinc-binding dehydrogenase codes for MIAKAAITNGRGDYTIETVEMFLPKRDEVLVKMKAASICHTDYDSLNWNTPLILGHEGAGIVEAIGSEITKVKVGDKVILNWAIPCGRCFQCDQMNQNICENNSPVTVGNQTSGGAISKGHARLSGTKFKGKGIQRSFNIGTLSTHTIVKEQALVKYDMPIPFGSASILSCGVMTGYGSVVNSAQVKAGSSVVVLGTGGVGLSVIQGAKISGASKIIAIDINPKRLKMAVKFGATHTIQADKDDVNLLNAAEKVKALTQGRGATYAFECTAIPSLGAAPLAMIHNAGTAVQVSGIEDEITIDMNLFQWDKTYINPLYGKCRPEIDFPILLDLYEKGDLLLDEMVTNTYKFNELPNAFNDMLAGKNAKGVILFED; via the coding sequence ATGATAGCAAAAGCAGCTATAACTAATGGAAGAGGAGATTATACCATTGAAACAGTAGAAATGTTTCTTCCAAAAAGAGATGAAGTATTGGTTAAAATGAAAGCGGCAAGTATTTGTCATACAGATTATGATTCTTTGAATTGGAATACTCCTTTAATTTTAGGACATGAAGGAGCTGGTATAGTAGAAGCTATAGGTAGTGAAATTACTAAAGTAAAGGTGGGAGATAAGGTTATATTAAATTGGGCTATTCCCTGTGGTAGATGTTTTCAATGCGATCAAATGAATCAAAATATTTGTGAAAATAATTCGCCTGTAACCGTTGGAAATCAAACAAGTGGAGGAGCTATCTCTAAAGGTCATGCAAGATTAAGTGGTACAAAATTTAAAGGCAAAGGAATACAGCGTTCATTTAATATAGGGACTTTAAGTACACATACTATAGTAAAAGAACAAGCATTAGTAAAATATGATATGCCAATCCCTTTTGGTTCGGCATCAATTTTAAGTTGTGGAGTCATGACAGGTTATGGCTCTGTAGTTAATTCTGCTCAAGTAAAAGCAGGTTCGTCTGTTGTGGTGTTGGGCACGGGTGGCGTAGGTTTAAGCGTTATTCAAGGCGCTAAGATATCTGGAGCCTCCAAAATTATAGCCATAGATATTAATCCAAAACGTTTAAAAATGGCTGTTAAATTTGGAGCAACACACACAATACAGGCAGATAAAGATGATGTTAACTTGCTAAATGCCGCCGAAAAAGTAAAAGCACTAACACAAGGTCGTGGTGCAACCTATGCTTTTGAGTGTACAGCAATACCATCCTTAGGAGCAGCACCATTAGCCATGATTCATAATGCAGGAACTGCAGTACAGGTAAGTGGCATTGAAGATGAAATAACCATAGATATGAATCTTTTTCAATGGGATAAAACCTATATAAATCCTTTATATGGAAAGTGTAGACCAGAAATAGACTTTCCTATTCTGTTGGATTTATATGAAAAGGGAGATTTACTCTTGGATGAAATGGTAACTAATACTTATAAATTTAATGAGTTGCCAAACGCTTTTAATGATATGTTAGCAGGTAAAAATGCAAAGGGTGTAATACTTTTTGAAGATTAA
- a CDS encoding alpha/beta hydrolase family protein, with product MASKFRTITISKPEYESNNVRQITVKSNHLKGRGDISVYVPQGSNYKNLPMVILLHGVYGSHNSWIHYAGIHFKMNKWIAEDKLKPMVLVMPSDGLWGDGSGYIPHSNNNFEKWITEDTVDAVIECVPQVSTQSDLFLTGLSMGGFAALRLGAKYSNKFKAFTGLSSITHLNQMKLFIEENIYQLQQENKQEESVLETLIKYKQTLSPFRFDCGTDDGLINENRKLHEALEQENIPHIYNEYPGAHNWKYWEVHIFNTLNFFNNI from the coding sequence ATGGCATCAAAATTTAGAACAATAACAATATCAAAACCAGAGTATGAATCTAATAATGTAAGACAGATTACTGTAAAAAGTAATCACTTAAAAGGAAGGGGAGACATTTCGGTATATGTTCCACAGGGAAGTAACTATAAAAATCTACCAATGGTTATATTGTTACACGGAGTTTATGGTAGTCATAATTCCTGGATACATTATGCAGGAATTCATTTTAAAATGAATAAATGGATTGCAGAAGATAAACTAAAACCAATGGTTTTGGTTATGCCTTCCGATGGATTATGGGGTGATGGTAGTGGCTATATACCGCATTCCAATAACAACTTTGAAAAATGGATAACAGAGGATACTGTAGATGCTGTTATTGAATGTGTTCCACAAGTTAGTACACAGTCAGATTTATTCCTCACAGGGCTGTCTATGGGAGGTTTTGCAGCTTTACGTTTAGGAGCAAAGTACAGTAATAAATTTAAAGCATTTACCGGTTTATCGTCCATAACGCATTTAAATCAAATGAAGTTATTTATAGAGGAAAATATATATCAACTTCAACAAGAAAATAAACAAGAAGAATCTGTTTTAGAAACATTAATAAAATACAAACAAACTCTTTCTCCCTTTCGGTTTGATTGTGGTACTGATGATGGTTTAATTAATGAAAACAGAAAGTTACATGAAGCACTTGAGCAGGAAAATATACCACATATCTATAATGAGTATCCGGGAGCTCATAATTGGAAATATTGGGAAGTACATATTTTCAACACACTAAACTTTTTTAATAATATTTAA